CGCAGTTGCAACAGGCTATTCGTCTGCTGCAGCTTTCCACTCTCGACCTGCAGCAAGAAATCCAGGATGCGCTGGACGGTAATCCGCTGCTTGAGGTCGAAGAAGAATTCGAACCTGCTGTTGCTGAAGAGCGTTACGAAACGGCTCTGAAAAACGAAAGTGCCAGCAGCAATAATGACAGCGAGCAGGAGACTGACAGCCAGTGGTCAGAAGATATTCCTGAAGAGCTGGCTGTCGATAGCAACTGGGAAGACACCTACTCCACACTGCCCAGTTCTTCATACGATAGCGAAGATGGTTACGACTTTGAATCACGAGCCACTGCAGGTGAAAGCCTGCAGGCTCATCTAGAATGGCAGCTCAATCTGACCCCGATGAGCGAACGTGATCAGTTGATTGCTTATACCCTGATCGACAGCATCAACACCGAAGGCTATCTGACCAGCTCTTTGGAAGAGTTGATGGAAAGCCTCAACGAAAACGATGACGAAGACCCTGTAGAAGAAGATGAGCTACTGATGGTTTTACACCATCTGCAGCAATTTGATCCTCCCGGGGTTGCTGCTCGCGACCTAGCTGAATGTCTGACTATCCAGTTGCGACAGCTACCTGTCGAGACACAGTGGCGACAACAGGCTCTGGACATCATTGCGCAGCACCTGAATCTGCTTGGCACCCGAGACTATGCAACCCTGATGCGTCGCACCCGTCTGAGCGAAGAAGAGCTGGCCGCCGTCATTCATTTGATACAGACCCTTAATCCTCGCCCTGGCGCCAGCATTACCTCTGGCGATTCGGAATATGTGATCCCCGATGTGGTTGTCAGCAAGAAAGAAGGTCAATGGCTCATTGAACTGAATCAGGATGCCATGCCCAGGTTGCGTATCAACAATAGCTACGCCAGTCTGATCAAGCGCGCAGACTCAAGTAGCGACAACACCTATCTGAAGAATCAGCTGCAAGAAGCACGCTGGTTTATCAAAAGCCTGCAAAGTCGCAACGACACCCTGCTCAAAGTAGCCACCAAGATTGTTGAATTTCAACTCGACTTCTTTGAAGAGGGCGAAGAAGCAATGCGCCCGATGGTCCTGGCAGACATTGCTCAGGCAGTGGAGATGCACGAGTCCACTATTTCTCGTGTCACAACCCAGAAGTTCATGCACACTCCACGTGGGGTGTTTGAACTGAAGTACTTCTTCTCCAGCCACGTCGGTACATCCGACGGTGGGGAAGCCTCCTCGACAGCAATTCGCGCCATAATCAAAAAGCTGATTGCCGAGGAGCCTCCGAAAAAGCCATTGAGTGATGCCAAGCTGGCTACCCTTCTGGAAGATCAGGGTATCAATGTGGCTCGTCGTACTGTGGCTAAATATCGCGAAGCTATGGGTATTGCCCCATCGAATGAGCGTAAACGTTTGGTTTAAAAGCTAAATTTTTTGACGCAAAAAAAATTTGACGAAGCCTGCAAGCATACGGCTATATTGAGATGCAACCAGCAAACATTCACCGGCAACTCAGGAGAGTGCTATGCAAATAAATATCACAGGCCATCAGCTGGAACTCACCCCTGCTCTCACTGATTACGTTCACAGCAAGCTACAAAAGCTGGAACGTCACTTTGACAACATCACCAACGTTCAAGTCACTCTAAGCGTGGAAAAAACCCGCCAGATCGCCGAAGCCAATGTTCATCTGGCAGGTGGCGAGCTGTTTGCCACCCATGAAAATGGTGATATGTATGCTGCAATTGACGGCCTGGTAGACAAACTGGATCGCCAGCTACTGAAGCATAAAGAAAAGCAAAAAGAACGCAGTCACGGCGTTACGGTACGTTAATCCTCACCTATGCAACTAAACCAACTTTTAACCCAGGCATGCACCATTGAAGGTGCAGCCTGGAGTAGCAAGAAGCGCGTACTGGAACAGGCCAGTGAACTACTGGCCAGCCAGTTCGACCATCTGGATGTTGACGCTATCTACAACGGCCTTCTGAGTAGAGAGCGACTAGGCAGTACAGGCCTGGGTGGCGGGATTGCGATCCCTCACTGCCGCTTACAGGACTGCGACAAGGTCACTGGCGCATTGATACATCTCAAAGACCCTGTCGACTTCGATGCTCGTGATAATCAGCCTGTCGATCTGATTTTCGTCCTGCTTGCTCCCGAAGAAGCTCATGACTCTCATCTGCAGGCATTAGCACGCGTTGCCGGGTTGTTGCAGGATGAAAGCAACCTGCAGCGCCTACGCCGAGCTGGCAGTGCAGAGGCCTTATATCAGACAGCACTGGATATAGCTGCTCAGACATCATGAAACTTTTTATCATCAGTGGTCGGTCAGGATCAGGAAAAAGTACAGCACTCAACGCGCTGGAGGATCTTGGCTACTACTGCATTGATAACCTGCCCGTCGACCTGCTGAAAGCACTGGTCGAGCAGGCTCAGAAGTCTCCCAGCCCTGAGCGTCAGAATATGGCTGTCAGCATTGACGCTCGCAACCTTCCCGGTGGTCTGGGCGATCTTCCAGTGCTATTGCAAGACATCCGCAACATGGGTGTCCACTGTGAAGTGATTTATCTGGATGCTGATGAAAGCATCCTCCTTCAGCGCTTCAGCGCCACCCGCCGTCGTCATCCGCTGACCAATGGACGCATCAGCCTCCAGGAAGCCATTCAGGAAGAGCGAAGACTGCTTCGCCCTATTTCCAACTGTGCCGATCTGACTATCGACACGACTCATATGACGCTGTACGACTTGCGCGATACGATCAAAGTGCGCGTTGCAGGCCGTGCACAGGAGCTGGCGGTATTATTTCTGTCGTTCGGATTTAAGCATGGCCTGCCACTGGATGCAGACCTGGTGTTTGATGTCCGCTGCCTGCCCAACCCACATTGGATTCCATCACTGCGTGGCTTCACAGGGCGTGAGCAACCTGTCATCGACTACCTGCAAAATGAGGCAGATGTGGGCAAGATGCTTGATGACCTGCGTAACTTGTTAGAAACTTGGCTACCATATTATGAACGCAACAATCGTGCCTATATGACGGTAGCCATAGGTTGTACAGGTGGCCAGCATCGCTCGGTTTATATGGTCGAGCAATTAGCCGCTTACTTCACTGCAACTCGGCATCACATCCAGACTCGGCACAGAGAGCTCGATTAACTTCAGGATGCGGCATGCGCGAAGAGAAAATTACGCTTATTAACAAATTGGGCTTGCATGCCAGAGCAACAGCTAAGCTGATCGGTGTGACCACCCGTTTTACCTGCCGGATCCAGATGGGCAAGATCGGCGGCAAGATGGTTGATGCCAAAAGCATCATGTCCGTTATGTTACTGGCGGCCAGCAACGGTACTGAACTCCAGTTCATGCTAGATGGCGAAGATGAGGCACAAGCCTGGGAAGCCATTGCCGCTATGATCAATGATCGGTTTGAAGAGGGAGAATAACCTCCCTAACCCACCAGCTGCTCTCCTCCACTCCTCAATCCCGTTGCCATTGCACTGGCATGAGCGGGATATTCAGATACTATTTCAGCAGTGATCTAGGAACTCAGCCTCTGTGCCCAGCGGTGCAGATCCGCACACCAGGAACGAGCTATGGCCCAGGCCCTGAACCACAGCCAGCTGGAATACCTCAATGCCGCGCTCAGCAGCGGTGAGCTACAACAGGTACGCCGAATGATGAACGGCGGCCTGAAACCCGCCGATGTTGCCCATCTTATCGAGTCTTCCCCACCTAAAATCCGTACCTTGTTATGGAATATGGTCGATCAGGACAACGAAGGGGAAGTCCTGCAATATCTGAGCTTCGACCTGCAGGAGAGTTTCCTGCGGGAAATGAACGCGGAAGAGCTCATTGCCGCCGTTGAGCACCTGGATATCGACGACCTGGCAGACATGCTGCAGCATCTGCCAAGCACGATCATCAGCGAAGTGTTGCGTTCGATGGATCAGCAGGACCGCGAACGTCTGGAACAGGTACTGTCCTACCCCGAGGACAGTGCCGGCGGGTTGATGAATACCGACACCATTACTGTTCGGGCGGATATCTCCATCGACACAGCGCTGCGATACCTGCGCTGGCACAGTGAGATCCCTGCTATGACAGACAGCCTGTTCGTGGTCAGCCGCAAAGATGTCTTTATCGGTATTCTGCCACTGACCCGCCTGCTGGTCAGCGACCCCAATATCAGTATTCGCGAGGTGATGATTACCGATACCATCACCATCCCTGCCACCATGCCTGACACCGAAGTTGCCAAACTATTCGAGCGGCACGATCTGGTATCAGCACCGGTGGTGGGAGATGACAATGTCCTGCTCGGACGTATCACAATCGATGACGTGGTTGATGTTATTCGCGAAGAATCGGACCACTCACTGATGAGCATGGCCGGCCTTGATGACGATGCGGATACCTTCTCCCCTACACTAAAAACCGCCAGACGCCGTGCCGTCTGGCTGGGTATCAATCTAATCACCGCATTCATCGCTTCAGCTGTCATCGGTATGTTTGAGGCGACCATTCAGAAAGTGGTAGCGCTTGCTGTGTTGATGCCCATCGTTGCGAGCATGGGCGGCATTGCAGGCAGCCAAACGCTCACCCTGATGATCCGCGGTCAGGCTCTGGGACAGGTAGAGCGCAGCAACATGGGCTGGCTGCTCAATCGCGAACTACTTGTCGGACTGCTCAACGGCGCATTATGGGCCATCGTCATCGCCTGCCTGGCCATGCTCTGGTTCAAGGACATCACAATTGGCCTCATCATCGCCAGCGCCATCATCATCAACCTGATCGCGGCCGCACTTTCTGGTACTATGTTGCCCCTTTTACTGAAGGCGTGGGGGATCGATCCCGCCCTGGCAGGAAGTGTAATCCTGACTACCATTACAGATGTGGTGGGGTTTATGTCCTTTCTCGGCCTGGCCACTATTTTCTACGCCTGATCGTATTTCCGCTCTGCAGCCCTGAGACGTTCAGCAGGACTCCTGCCAACGACACATCAACAGGCATCAGAAGAAATACAGTTCCCCACCCAGGTTTGACGGATAAGACAATGCGCTACAGCTGGCATAAAGACGACCAAGAAGACGAATTTGAAGGCCCGAGCAAGTCGGAACTGAAGCGCCAGAGCGAGGCTCTGCAGTCACTCGGCAAGCGTCTGACAGAGATGACCAACGAACAGCTAACCAAAGTGCCAATGAGCGACACTCTGGCCAAGGCTATCCTTGAGCACAAACGCCTCAAGCAGGGCGAGGCCATGCGCCGCCACCTGCAATACATTGGCAAGCTGATGCGTAGTGAAGATAACGAAGCCATCCAGAATGTAGTGGACCGCTTCGATGCCGGAAGCCAGGCTTACGTACAGCACTTCCATATGTTGGAGCGTTGGCGTGATCGTCTTCTGAATGAAGGGCAGGATGCATTAACTGAACTGCTGGCAGAGTTCCCCGAGTTCGACATCCAGCACCTGCGTCAGCTGGTCCGCAATGCACAGCGCGAACAAAGTGCAGGGAAACCACCAGCCAGCGCCCGCAAGCTGTTCAGTTACATTCGTGAAGTGGTCGAAGCAAGACAGTAAGGTCGCAGCCGCGTCACCCTACCCCATCCAGCGTTGCACTCAGCTGGCGCTTGATGGGGGAGCAAGCTTGACATGCTGCAATACCGGCATTCGCGTACGTATATCTCGCAACAACTGCAGATCACAATCTGCACTCACCACTCCCCCCCCCTGCTTTAAGCGGTTCAGCACCTCTCCCCAGGGAGAGACAATCATGGAGTCGCCATTAGTGGCACGTTTCGGCGTATGCTGTCCGCCCATATTCGGGGCCAGCATGTAGCACTGCGTCTCAATGGCTCGGGCCCGTACCAGCACTTCCCAATGCGCATCGCCGGTGGTGCGGGTGAAGGCAGAAGGCAAGCTGATCAACTCTGCGCCCGCCTGCTGATAACGCCTGAATAGCTCAGGGAAACGCAAGTCATAGCACACCGCCATACCCAGTCGGCCCCAGGGGGTATCAGCAACGACGGGAGTATCGCCTGGCTCTACCTCACTGGACTCACGGTAGGACTGCTGCTGATCAGCCACCTCAACATCAAACAGGTGAATCTTGTCGTAACGCGCCACTTCGTTACCTGCATCATCCAGCAGCCACGAAGCCGATCGTGCACGAGCTTGCAGCAAGCTGCCATCGGCACGGCGACGAGTGGGAATCGTGCCAGCCAGCAACCAGATGCCATGCCGCCGGGCCTGCTCAGCAACAAAGCTGCGCAATCTGCCACTTTGATCTATCTCCTGGGCAGCCACTTCCTGCATCCGGCCCGTGGAAAAAGAGGCAAAGTTCTCGGGCAGAAGGATAAAACGAGCACCCTGTTTAGCGGCCACCTCAATTAACAGCTGTGCTTGCTGCAGGTTGGCATCCAGATCAGGAATGCTGACCATTTGCACCAGTGCAATTTCACCCATAATCCTTCCCACCTTGATTGATACAACAGGGTCACAGCCAGCTTTTACCACCCTGCTGGCAGCGAGTATGCGATAGCTGCCGGAATTGACACAGAACATGAGTGTGTGACCAGACTCAAGAGCGAGCAGTGTTAGCGATCACCACCCTGAGGACGTCCTGTCTTGTCGTGCGACTCTGTGCTCTCAGCAGCATCAGAGGTTTTCCCCCCCGCACCTTCCAGTTGTACATCCTCTTCACCCAGCTTGCCTTTGATGTGGTATTTGACTGTGGCAATCTTGCTGAGCCTGTCCCCAGTGATCTTATCAAGGATAAACAAAGCACCTCCCACCTGCGGCAATCCGGCAAGCAGCCCGGCAATCGGCAATGCACTGGTAATTGGCAGGGTCACGTTCACATGCTGATCAACGGTATCATGCACCAGATCCAGCGTTCCCCTGGCCTCAATATCGGCCCCGCCCCCCTGTATGCGGGTGGGCTCGCGGGTAATCATCACCCCATTGCTAATGTTCATGGAGCTGGTCCAGGTATCGTAGCTGATACCCGAGCTGAAGAGGTCACGGAAATCCAGCGTCAAACGACGACCGATCTGATTAAAGTTAAAGATATTGAAGATTTTCAGGGCGTTACTTTCCGTCGACGTCTTCAGAATCTCGCCTTTCGCCAGTTTGAGATCAGACTGCCCACTCAGCCGGCTCAGGACAAAGGCCGCGGGTGAGCCTGGCCAGCCAACATTGGCGGTCAGCTGCCAGTTTTTACTGGTCAGTGACTTGGCATACCCCCCACGACTAATCAGCTCACCGAGGTCATCCCCATGCACATCCAACTTCAACTGTGTAGTTGACTGCGCACTATCGCGGTGCCAGCTCATCAGGGCATCCATGCCGTGGTTGCCCAGTTTGGCTGTAATGGGCAATAACTGATAGCCATCGCTGCTGGCTTTACCACTCAGCTGCCAGCTCCCCAATGGCCATTTCCCAAACTTCAGCTCACCCACTTGAGCTGTCAGTGTTGGCCATTGTCGTGGATCAACCTGTGCCAGCGGGTCATCGAACTTTTCCTGCTCGCCATCGCTCTGTTTATTCTTGTCATCTACTTCAGGAATCAGCAGGCGACTGAGATTGACATCCAAATGGCGACGACCTGCATCATAACTGACTCGCCCATCCAGACTGTCGCCGCTGAATAGTACTCCCTTGGGATCATAGCTGGCGGTCGCCGCTCCCCAGTCACGCCCCAGCCAGTGAAGATTATCGGTCACTATGCGAGCTGAAATCGGCAAGCTGACCTTGCCATCGGGCACATCGCCTTTCTCTCCGGTAGATACGGCACCAGCCACCGACGCTTTATTACTGGCAGTGGAAGAGAGTGAACTCACTGCCGCGATCCAGTCTGTTGGATTCAACTCAGCAAACTTCGCGGCCACTTCGACTGCAGCACTTTTCGGCCACTGAGGCGCTTCACCACCAACACTGATGGCCACGGCTTTGGCCTGGTTACCCTGAAATCTGGCCTTGGCATGCAGCAAGTCACCGTATTCAACAGTGACCCGGGTTTCCTTTTGAGCTTCAATATCCAGTTGCAGCGGGACTGTGGCGTTTGCTGCTTTGCCAAGCGGCGCAGGTAAGTTAACACTTACACCCTGCAAATCACTGGTGATATGCAGAGCCTGGCAATAGGACGTATCGTCCTGACAGAAATGGCGCATCGCAACCCAGTCCAGATCACCGGTAATCCAGTCAGGCAACGAGAGCTGTTGCCACTGGGCCAGATCACTCAGCGCACTGTGTCCTGCTACCTTCAGCGTTGTTGCTGCCGCCCCTGTGGAGTCTTTGCTGCTTGCCGCAGGGACTAGCTGAGCCTGTACATTCTGGCCACGCCAGTTGCCTTGCAGCGGCGCGTCAGTAAACAACCCTTTACTACTGTCATAATGCAAATCACCGCGAATGTCGTCGACCTGCAACTGTTCTTTGGCCTGTAGCAACTGAGCACTGCCAAGACGGGTATCCACCTTGATGTCGAGCGCGGGATCATTCCTGGCCAGCGGGATTTGCAATGCCACCTGGCCCGTCAGCGAGCCTGTCATCTGCCAGTCTTTCAGTGCCGTCAGCGAGCCTGCAAACGGCGCCGTCAACAGCAGATCCTGTACATCAGGCAATGCTGCGTTGACTTCCGTCGCTACCGACAGGCGATGATCATCAGGAGCCTTTGGCCATACCACCTGCACGTTACTCAGATCCAGATTCTGCAGCTGTGCCTGATGAGCAAAGGCGGTAACGGATTCATCATGGGTCAGTAACTGGACATTGGCATCGTGTAAAGCAGGCCATTCCGGCGAGAAATTAAGCTGAGCGTTCTGCAGATCAAGATAAAGCTGCACGGTGCGCTCGTTCCAGCTGGCACTCTTGCTGACACTGCCGTCATAAAGAAAAGCACCGCTGCGGAGATAGCCATCGGGCATGGCCTGCCGCAACCAGTTCATCAGGGAGGGCGATACCGTGTGATCGGGCACAAACTCAAGCCCCTGTCCGGCATCACTGTCTTTCACACCGATCATCAGCGTAAAGCGCTGATCATTGTCATCCTCATGCAAGGGTAACTTCAGGCTGAATCGCCCCCTGGCCTGCCAGCCCAGTCGATCCAGGCTCAGGGTATCGCTGGTCACCCAGGCATCCTTCTCCGTGAGATGCCAGCCAATTACCCCAGCGGCGCTGTTGAACTCCCAGCCATTGCTGAACAACTGTGGAAAGGCCAGCGTCAGGGGCTGCCCGTGCAGGCTGACCTTACCACCATGAGCATCTGCCTCCACTGCCCCGGTCACGCCAATGAGCGAGGGGATGCCATCAACATCGTTGACGCTGACTTGCTGCAGATCACCCCGTAACGTCCAGGGCGAAACAGGCTGCGCCGCACCATCGCGCTGACTGGCCTGCTCGACACTTGCCTGATCCAGAGTGAAGTAAAGATTTTTGACATGCCCGCGGCCATACAGAGGCAACAGCCGGTTTTCCCACAAGCCGGAGGAGACATGCTGCTCCATAAGCCAGGGCCAAAGCCGGTGCAGGTTCAGATCATCCAGCCACAGTCGCGTTTGCCAGGGTAAATGCTGGATGCTGATATTCATTGGCGCCAGTGATTTGCCTTGCTGATCAGCCCAGCTAAGTTGCTGCAAGCCAGCCCACCAGCCATTCCCGGCCTTGCGCCAGACCACCTGCGTGCGCAGCTGTGCCAGTTGCCAGGAGGAGCTCGCTGTAGAGAGTGCCAGCTCAGGCAGAGACAGGTTACCGTTGACCGTCTGGATACGGGTACCACGCCAGTCAGCCCACAACTGCCCTTCAAGATCCAGCGCGCCAAGCTGCACCCCCTGAGGCAACCAGGGCTGCAGTGCAGCGCGATAGGACTGGCTGGGCATATTCAGCCATAACTGCCCTTCCCAGATATTGCCTTGCCAGCGCAGCTCAAGTGGAGCAGCCACGCCTTCCGTCGCCACTTGCAGACGACCACCGTAGTTAAAACGGGATGCAGCAGGTGCATTATAAAGACTGAATTGCACCTGCTGCCGTATAGCGCCCTTGCTTAATGCCGCCTTGCCACTGACATCCACCGGTAGCGTGATCAGCCAGGAAGGCCACTGAAGCTGACTATCCCCGGGCTGTTCCGGCACAGCAGCCTGTATCTCGATACCGTGAGCCTGAATACGGGTCATCACCGGATAGAAGCGCCAGACACTGTTGAGCGCGTCCATTTCCAGCTGCAACTCGGGGATGTTCAGCTGCTCTCCCCAATGCACATTTCTCAGGGTCAGAGCGATGCGGCTACCGTTCCACTGCGTCTGAGTAGCATCAAAATACAGCGGAACGGCGAAATGCTGCCGGCTCCAGTTCAATACCGGCGCCGACCACCAGGGCAAGGTTTGCCATACCAGCAGGATCAGGGTGAGCAATGCCACCCAAATGATCGACAACATGGCCAGCAGCCGCAGAAAGAATCGTCCCAACCTTAACAACAACGGCATCCAACCTTACTCCTGACCGTCCTTGAGGGTACGACCTGATACTCTGGGCTTAACGCAAAACGACATCGAACTGCTCAGTGGTGTACATGGGCTCGACCTGAAAACGAATGGTTTTGGAGATAAAGGTTTCCAGTTCCGCCACGCGATCCGACTCCTCATCCATCAGTTTGTCGACCACTGACTGGCTGGCCAGTACCAGATAGGAATCGGTGTTGTATGCCCGATGTTGACGCAGAATGTCACGGAAGATCTCGTAGCAGACCGTTTCAGGGGTCTTCAATGATCCCCGTCCCTGGCAGATAGGGCATGGCTCACACAGCACCTGCTCAAGACTTTCGCGGGTACGCTTGCGGGTCATTTCCACCAGACCCAACTCAGAAACGCCCGTCACCTTGCATTTGACGTGGTCTTTCTCCAGCACCTTCTCCAGGGTTCGTAACACCTGGCGCTGATGCTCCACATCTTCCATATCAATAAAGTCGAGAATGATGATGCCACCCAGATTACGCAACCGGAGCTGCCGGCCAATGGCAGTGGCGGCTTCCAGATTGGTCTTGAAGATGGTTTCTTCCAGTGTTTTGTGCCCGACGTAAGCACCGGTATTGACGTCGACCGTGGTCATGGCTTCGGTCTGATCGAAAATCAGATAGCCGCCCGATTTGAGTTGCACCTTGCGGCCCAGAGCACGCTGAATCTCATCTTCAACATTATAAAGATCGAAAATCGGCCGCTCTCCCGGATAGTACTCAATACGCTCAAGAATCTCAGGGATCAGCTTGCCAACAAACTCCTGTGCCTTGTGGAAGGTTTCGCGTGAGTCAATGCGAATCTTTTCTACCTCGGGTGTCGCGAGGTCGCGCAGGATGCGCATATACAGCGGCAGGTCTTCATAGATCACAGTGGCAGGTGCGGCTTTGTCCATGGACTCCTGCAGGGAGTGCCACAACCGGCGCAGGTACAGCAAATCCTTGTGAATGTCCTTCTCCCGTGCACCTTCGGCAACGGTGCGGACGATGAAGCCACCTACATTGACCTCGCCCTCTTCGTGCAACTGGTCCAGCTGGCTCTGCACGGTCTGCTTCAGGCGCTCACGCTCGACTTCATCTTCGATACGCTGCGAAATGCCAACATGTTCAGCGTAGGGCATATACACCAGATAACGCGATGGGATGGAGATATGGGTGGTCAGCCGCGCACCTTTACTGCCGATGGGATCCTTGGTGACCTGTACCACCAGGGATTGCCCTTCGCGCAGCAGGTAGCTGATGGATTTGTTCTCATCTTCCTTGGCACTACGGATATCAGCAGCATGTATAAAGGCAGCACGATCCAGGCCAATATCAATGAAGGCAGCCTGCATGCCCGGCAGTACTCTGACGACCTTGCCTTTATAAATGTTGCCGACAATACCCAGCTTGGCTGCACGCTCGACATAAACCTCTTGCAGCATACCGTTCTCTACCACGGCAACGCGGGTTTCCATCGGTGTGAAGTTGATCAGAATCTCTTCGCTCATTCGGGTCTCAAGCTCTTCCTGATCCCGGCCGACGTTGGACCGGGGTTGATTATTATGCCTGATGGGTTATGACAACCCCACCTGGTGGCAACATGATGTTACGGCTTCGCAGCTGTTCGCAGACTATTGAAAAATCACAGGTATCAGGGTTTGTGCCGACCTGCCTCCTGTCTGCAAACAGGCAAGAGAATCATGGCGCCGGCGCTGGCGATATTCGCCCGGTGCTTCCTGACGCCAGCGCCTGAAGGCGCGATACAGATTGCTCACATTGGCGAACCCCAGCAGATAGCTGATTTCGCCCATGCTTAAC
This Pokkaliibacter sp. MBI-7 DNA region includes the following protein-coding sequences:
- a CDS encoding RNA polymerase factor sigma-54, which produces MKPSLQLKIGQQLTMTPQLQQAIRLLQLSTLDLQQEIQDALDGNPLLEVEEEFEPAVAEERYETALKNESASSNNDSEQETDSQWSEDIPEELAVDSNWEDTYSTLPSSSYDSEDGYDFESRATAGESLQAHLEWQLNLTPMSERDQLIAYTLIDSINTEGYLTSSLEELMESLNENDDEDPVEEDELLMVLHHLQQFDPPGVAARDLAECLTIQLRQLPVETQWRQQALDIIAQHLNLLGTRDYATLMRRTRLSEEELAAVIHLIQTLNPRPGASITSGDSEYVIPDVVVSKKEGQWLIELNQDAMPRLRINNSYASLIKRADSSSDNTYLKNQLQEARWFIKSLQSRNDTLLKVATKIVEFQLDFFEEGEEAMRPMVLADIAQAVEMHESTISRVTTQKFMHTPRGVFELKYFFSSHVGTSDGGEASSTAIRAIIKKLIAEEPPKKPLSDAKLATLLEDQGINVARRTVAKYREAMGIAPSNERKRLV
- the raiA gene encoding ribosome-associated translation inhibitor RaiA, which encodes MQINITGHQLELTPALTDYVHSKLQKLERHFDNITNVQVTLSVEKTRQIAEANVHLAGGELFATHENGDMYAAIDGLVDKLDRQLLKHKEKQKERSHGVTVR
- the ptsN gene encoding PTS IIA-like nitrogen regulatory protein PtsN, with translation MQLNQLLTQACTIEGAAWSSKKRVLEQASELLASQFDHLDVDAIYNGLLSRERLGSTGLGGGIAIPHCRLQDCDKVTGALIHLKDPVDFDARDNQPVDLIFVLLAPEEAHDSHLQALARVAGLLQDESNLQRLRRAGSAEALYQTALDIAAQTS
- the rapZ gene encoding RNase adapter RapZ, producing MKLFIISGRSGSGKSTALNALEDLGYYCIDNLPVDLLKALVEQAQKSPSPERQNMAVSIDARNLPGGLGDLPVLLQDIRNMGVHCEVIYLDADESILLQRFSATRRRHPLTNGRISLQEAIQEERRLLRPISNCADLTIDTTHMTLYDLRDTIKVRVAGRAQELAVLFLSFGFKHGLPLDADLVFDVRCLPNPHWIPSLRGFTGREQPVIDYLQNEADVGKMLDDLRNLLETWLPYYERNNRAYMTVAIGCTGGQHRSVYMVEQLAAYFTATRHHIQTRHRELD
- a CDS encoding HPr family phosphocarrier protein translates to MREEKITLINKLGLHARATAKLIGVTTRFTCRIQMGKIGGKMVDAKSIMSVMLLAASNGTELQFMLDGEDEAQAWEAIAAMINDRFEEGE
- the mgtE gene encoding magnesium transporter is translated as MAQALNHSQLEYLNAALSSGELQQVRRMMNGGLKPADVAHLIESSPPKIRTLLWNMVDQDNEGEVLQYLSFDLQESFLREMNAEELIAAVEHLDIDDLADMLQHLPSTIISEVLRSMDQQDRERLEQVLSYPEDSAGGLMNTDTITVRADISIDTALRYLRWHSEIPAMTDSLFVVSRKDVFIGILPLTRLLVSDPNISIREVMITDTITIPATMPDTEVAKLFERHDLVSAPVVGDDNVLLGRITIDDVVDVIREESDHSLMSMAGLDDDADTFSPTLKTARRRAVWLGINLITAFIASAVIGMFEATIQKVVALAVLMPIVASMGGIAGSQTLTLMIRGQALGQVERSNMGWLLNRELLVGLLNGALWAIVIACLAMLWFKDITIGLIIASAIIINLIAAALSGTMLPLLLKAWGIDPALAGSVILTTITDVVGFMSFLGLATIFYA
- the yjgA gene encoding ribosome biogenesis factor YjgA: MRYSWHKDDQEDEFEGPSKSELKRQSEALQSLGKRLTEMTNEQLTKVPMSDTLAKAILEHKRLKQGEAMRRHLQYIGKLMRSEDNEAIQNVVDRFDAGSQAYVQHFHMLERWRDRLLNEGQDALTELLAEFPEFDIQHLRQLVRNAQREQSAGKPPASARKLFSYIREVVEARQ
- a CDS encoding carbon-nitrogen hydrolase family protein, with amino-acid sequence MGEIALVQMVSIPDLDANLQQAQLLIEVAAKQGARFILLPENFASFSTGRMQEVAAQEIDQSGRLRSFVAEQARRHGIWLLAGTIPTRRRADGSLLQARARSASWLLDDAGNEVARYDKIHLFDVEVADQQQSYRESSEVEPGDTPVVADTPWGRLGMAVCYDLRFPELFRRYQQAGAELISLPSAFTRTTGDAHWEVLVRARAIETQCYMLAPNMGGQHTPKRATNGDSMIVSPWGEVLNRLKQGGGVVSADCDLQLLRDIRTRMPVLQHVKLAPPSSAS